One segment of Solanum lycopersicum chromosome 1, SLM_r2.1 DNA contains the following:
- the LOC101268518 gene encoding pectin acetylesterase 12 — protein MAKLLMWFLGVFFVFTKLVDCYEFEEFFYNKTEGAFLESVYGASAAAPPPLMIGLTIIHGAAARGAVCLDGTLPGYHIHRGYGSGANSWLIQLEGGGWCNSVRSCVYRKKTRRGSSNYMEKQIPFVGILSNRAEENPDFYNWNRVKVRYCDGASFTGDSEDKAAGLQYRGKRIYQAAMEELRSKGMRYAKQALLSGCSAGGLASIMHCDDFSNSLPHTKVKCLSDAGLFMDANDVSGGHAIRDFFGGVVKTQGLQNTLPRTCTNHLDATSCFFPQNLINNIRTPLFLLNAAYDSWQLQESLAPHTADPHGLWHDCTLNNERCSPSQIQFLQGFRIHMLNTVKRFAASRQNGLFINSCFAHCQSERQDTWFSDNSPTINNKPIALAVGDWYFDRSGVKAIDCAYPCDRTCHNLVFK, from the exons ATGGCGAAGCTATTGATGTGGTTTTTGGGTGTGTTTTTTGTGTTTACAAAATTAGTTGATTGTTATGAATTTGAAGAGTTTTTTTACAATAAAACTGAAGGGGCATTCTTGGAAAGTGTGTATGGAGCTTCTGCTGCTGCTCCTCCTCCACTTATGATTGGTCTTACAATCATCCATGGTGCTGCTGCTAGAGGAGCTG TGTGTCTGGATGGAACACTACCAGGTTACCATATCCATAGAGGTTATGGGTCTGGGGCAAACAGTTGGCTTATTCAATTGGAG GGTGGAGGATGGTGCAACAGTGTTAGAAGCTGTGTTTATCGCAAAAAAACAAGACGAGGATCATCAAATTACATGGAAAAACAGATTCCTTTTGTTGGGATTTTGAGTAACAGGGCTGAAGAAAATCCAG ATTTTTATAACTGGAATAGAGTAAAAGTTCGCTACTGTGATGGTGCCTCATTTACCGGGGATAGTGAAGATAAG GCTGCAGGGTTGCAATATAGAGGCAAGCGCATATATCAAGCTGCAATGGAGGAGTTAAGGTCAAAAGGAATGCGATACGCCAAGCAG GCTCTTCTCTCTGGATGTTCTGCTGGTGGTCTAGCTTCAATAATGCATTGTGATGATTTCAGCAATTCGCTCCCACATACTAAAGTGAAGTGCCTGAGTGATGCTGGATTATTTATGGACGC AAATGATGTATCTGGAGGACATGCCATCAGAGATTTCTTTGGGGGTGTGGTTAAGACACAG GGTCTTCAGAATACGCTACCAAGAACTTGCACCAACCACCTTGATGCAACCTCG TGTTTCTTTCCTCAGAATTTGATCAACAACATCAGGACTCCTCTTTTTCTACTGAATGCTGCCTATGATTCCTGGCAA CTTCAGGAAAGCTTAGCTCCTCATACAGCTGATCCTCACGGCTTATGGCATGACTGTACACTCAACAATGAAAGATGTTCTCCttctcaaattcaatttttgCAAG GTTTTAGGATTCATATGCTTAATACGGTTAAAAGATTTGCTGCTTCAAGACAAAATGGTTTGTTTATAAACTCATGCTTTGCCCACTGCCAATCTGAGAGGCAAGATACATGGTTCTCGGATAATTCCCCAACTATTAATAACAAG CCGATTGCACTTGCAGTTGGAGATTGGTACTTTGATCGTAGTGGTGTGAAGGCGATTGACTGTGCATATCCATGTGACAGAACATGTCACAACCTGGTCTTTAAGTGA
- the LOC101252031 gene encoding protein NRT1/ PTR FAMILY 4.5-like: MGFVAVMVSFGLYFSFVMGFDLSGSANTLTNLMGSTFLLSILGGFISDTYINRFHTVLIFGPFEIIAFALITIQAHYKSLQPICLEPNCISGKKAMFFYASLCCFALGGGAVKGALPALGADQFDQKDPKEAKALGRYFNFLMFSSVIGGAFGVTFVVYVSTVKAWWKGFLISLVSVTLGFIFFAFGKPFFRLQQPAGSPLTRIFQVIVVAINNGKLQLPENSEELYEISEKESDSSQSKLAHTKQFRFLDKAAIHPKTGEPAPWTVCTVTQVEEVKVLTRMLPIIASTIIMNTCMAQLQTFSVAQGYRMNRFINKFEVPAPSVPAIPLIFMCILIPIYDMVFVPFARKITKHPSGITQLQRVGVGLVLSIVSMAVAALVEIKRKHHSLKDPLHPIHLAWLGFQYSIFGIADMFTLVGLLEFFYKEAPVGMRSLSTSFTWISISLGFFLSSVLVDIINSVTKKRAPSKKGWLVGLDLDQNNLHLFYWFLAILSGLNFLNYLYWASWYKYKTDEIVEPKTKPNLGDSISLSKSVSVSGVPLLKPSESTNAMPTIEESSNGPTEEANENSAAAS, from the exons ATGGGCTTTGTGGCAGTGATGGTGAGTTTTGGTTTGTACTTCAGTTTTGTGATGGGTTTTGATCTGAGTGGATCAGCGAATACTCTGACCAACTTGATGGGCTCAACATTCTTGCTATCCATTCTTGGTGGCTTCATTTCTGATACTTACATCAACAGATTCCACACTGTCCTCATTTTTGGACCCTTTGAAATTATA GCGTTTGCATTGATAACAATCCAAGCTCATTATAAGAGTTTACAGCCAATATGTTTGGAACCAAATTGCATATCAGGAAAGAAAGCTATGTTCTTCTATGCATCACTTTGTTGTTTTGCATTGGGTGGTGGTGCGGTTAAAGGAGCATTGCCAGCATTAGGTGCTGACCAATTTGATCAAAAGGATCCAAAGGAGGCTAAAGCTCTTGGAAGATATTTCaatttccttatgtttagttcAGTGATTGGTGGAGCATTTGGGGTCACATTTGTTGTCTATGTTAGTACAGTTAAAGCTTGGTGGAAAGGTTTTCTCATAAGTTTGGTTTCTGTCACTCttggttttattttctttgcCTTTGGAAAGCCTTTTTTTCGACTTCAACAACCTGCTGGCAGTCCACTTACTAGAATTTTTcag GTTATCGTCGTGGCAATAAATAATGGAAAGCTGCAATTACCAGAAAACAGTGAAGAGCTGTATGAGATTAGTGAGAAAGAATCAGACTCATCACAATCAAAACTTGCACATACTAAACAATTCAG GTTTTTAGACAAAGCTGCAATCCATCCTAAAACAGGTGAGCCTGCACCATGGACAGTTTGCACTGTGACACAAGTTgaagaagttaaagtattaaCAAGAATGTTACCTATCATAGCTAGTACCATTATAATGAACACATGTATGGCCCAACTCCAAACATTTTCCGTAGCACAAGGCTATCGAATGAACCGTTTCATTAATAAATTCGAGGTACCCGCACCCTCTGTGCCCGCGATCCCACTGATCTTCATGTGTATTCTCATTCCAATTTATGACATGGTTTTCGTCCCCTTTGCTCGAAAAATCACCAAACACCCCTCAGGGATCACTCAACTCCAACGCGTTGGGGTCGGGCTAGTCCTATCGATCGTGTCCATGGCTGTTGCGGCCCTAGTTGAGATCAAAAGAAAGCATCATTCATTGAAAGATCCATTGCACCCTATTCATCTAGCTTGGCTAGGATTTCAATATTCTATTTTTGGTATAGCGGACATGTTTACCTTAGTGGGCTTGCTTGAATTTTTCTACAAAGAAGCACCTGTTGGAATGAGGTCTTTATCCACTTCATTTACATGGATATCAATTTCTTTGGGCTTTTTCTTGAGTAGTGTACTTGTTGACATTATCAATTCAGTGACTAAAAAAAGAGCACCAAGCAAAAAAGGATGGTTAGTGGGCTTAGATTTGGATCAGAATAATTTGCACCTCTTCTATTGGTTCTTGGCAATTCTTAGTGGGCTTAACTTTTTGAACTACCTCTATTGGGCCTCTTGGTATAAGTATAAAACAGATGAGATTGTTGAGCCCAAGACCAAGCCCAATTTAGGTGATTCCATCAGCTTGTCCAAATCAGTGTCAGTGAGTGGAGTACCATTGCTGAAGCCCAGTGAAAGTACAAATGCAATGCCTACAATTGAAGAATCATCAAATGGGCCAACTGAGGAAGCTAATGAAAATTCAGCAGCAGCAAGCTGA
- the LOC101268807 gene encoding flap endonuclease 1 isoform X2, protein MGIKGLMKLLADNAPSGMKEQKFESYFGRKIAIDASMSIYQFLIVVGRSGTEMLTNEAGETTSHLVGMFSRTIRLLEAGIKPVYVFDGKPPDLKKQELAKRYSRREDATDDLAKATESGNKEDIEKFSKRTVKVTSQHNDDCKKLLRLMGVPAVEAPSEAEAQCAALCKAEKVYAVASEDMDSLTFGAPKFLRHLMDPSSKKIPVMEFDISKVLEGLELSMDQFIDLCILCGCDYCDSIRGIGPQTALKLVRQHGSMESILENINKERYQIPDDWPYEEARRLFKEPLVVTDDEQTELKWAAPDEEGLVNFLVKENGFNIDRVTKAIEKIKTAKNKSSQGRLESFFKPVSTSAPVKRKETSHTTEKGAANKKSKAGGSKKKK, encoded by the exons ATGGGAATCAAG GGTTTAATGAAGCTGTTGGCTGACAATGCTCCAAGTGGAATGAAGGAGCAGAAGTTCGAGAGCTATTTCGGCCGTAAAATAGCCATCGACGCTAGTATGAGCATTTATCAGTTCCTG ATTGTAGTAGGACGAAGCGGTACGGAAATGCTCACTAACGAAGCTGGGGAAACTACTag TCATTTGGTCGGGATGTTTTCGCGGACGATTAGGCTTTTGGAAGCTGGAATCAAGCCAGT TTATGTTTTTGATGGCAAGCCCCCTGATTTGAAGAAACAAGAACTTGCAAAACG TTACTCTAGAAGGGAAGATGCCACAGATGACTTGGCTAAGGCTACAGAG AGTGGCAACAAGGAGGATATTGAGAAATTCAGCAAGAGAACAGTAAAG GTTACATCACAACACAATGATGACTGCAAAAAACTTCTCAGACTAATGGGGGTACCTGCTGTTGAG GCTCCTTCTGAAGCAGAGGCTCAGTGTGCTGCACTTTGCAAGGCAGAAAAG GTTTATGCTGTGGCCTCAGAAGATATGGATTCCTTAACTTTTGGAGCTCCAAAGTTTCTTCGCCATTTAATGGATCCTAGCTCCAAAAAGATACCAGTGATGGAATTTGACATCTCCAAG GTATTGGAGGGACTTGAACTTAGTATGGATCAGTTCATAGACTTGTGCATTCTTTGTGGATGTGATTACTGTGATAGCATCCGAG GCATAGGGCCCCAGACGGCTTTGAAGCTTGTACGCCAACATGGGTCAATGGAGAGCATATTAGAGAATATTAACAAAGAGAG ATATCAAATACCTGATGATTGGCCTTATGAAGAGGCTAGGCGGCTCTTCAAGGAACCATTAGTTGTTACAGATGATGAGCAAACTGAACTAAAATGGGCTGCTCCTGATGAAGAA GGGTTGGTTAACTTTCTGGTAAAGGAAAATGGATTCAACATTGATAGAGTTACAAAG GCAATAGAAAAGATCAAGACAGCCAAGAACAAATCTTCTCAGGGGCG GTTAGAATCATTCTTTAAACCAGTTAGCACGTCTGCTCCAGTTAAAAGAAAG GAAACATCTCACACCACTGAGAAAGGAGCTGCTAACAAGAAATCAAAGGCTGGTGGTAGTAAGAAGAAAAAGTAG
- the LOC101268807 gene encoding flap endonuclease 1 isoform X1 has protein sequence MGIKGLMKLLADNAPSGMKEQKFESYFGRKIAIDASMSIYQFLIVVGRSGTEMLTNEAGETTSHLVGMFSRTIRLLEAGIKPVYVFDGKPPDLKKQELAKRYSRREDATDDLAKATESGNKEDIEKFSKRTVKVTSQHNDDCKKLLRLMGVPAVEAPSEAEAQCAALCKAEKVYAVASEDMDSLTFGAPKFLRHLMDPSSKKIPVMEFDISKVLEGLELSMDQFIDLCILCGCDYCDSIRGIGPQTALKLVRQHGSMESILENINKERYQIPDDWPYEEARRLFKEPLVVTDDEQTELKWAAPDEEGLVNFLVKENGFNIDRVTKAIEKIKTAKNKSSQGRLESFFKPVSTSAPVKRKGTKCVLVSPSPVTKFKTLSLRSRPGVLGRLIFPSLELGSNYSMPLFRHFCFGI, from the exons ATGGGAATCAAG GGTTTAATGAAGCTGTTGGCTGACAATGCTCCAAGTGGAATGAAGGAGCAGAAGTTCGAGAGCTATTTCGGCCGTAAAATAGCCATCGACGCTAGTATGAGCATTTATCAGTTCCTG ATTGTAGTAGGACGAAGCGGTACGGAAATGCTCACTAACGAAGCTGGGGAAACTACTag TCATTTGGTCGGGATGTTTTCGCGGACGATTAGGCTTTTGGAAGCTGGAATCAAGCCAGT TTATGTTTTTGATGGCAAGCCCCCTGATTTGAAGAAACAAGAACTTGCAAAACG TTACTCTAGAAGGGAAGATGCCACAGATGACTTGGCTAAGGCTACAGAG AGTGGCAACAAGGAGGATATTGAGAAATTCAGCAAGAGAACAGTAAAG GTTACATCACAACACAATGATGACTGCAAAAAACTTCTCAGACTAATGGGGGTACCTGCTGTTGAG GCTCCTTCTGAAGCAGAGGCTCAGTGTGCTGCACTTTGCAAGGCAGAAAAG GTTTATGCTGTGGCCTCAGAAGATATGGATTCCTTAACTTTTGGAGCTCCAAAGTTTCTTCGCCATTTAATGGATCCTAGCTCCAAAAAGATACCAGTGATGGAATTTGACATCTCCAAG GTATTGGAGGGACTTGAACTTAGTATGGATCAGTTCATAGACTTGTGCATTCTTTGTGGATGTGATTACTGTGATAGCATCCGAG GCATAGGGCCCCAGACGGCTTTGAAGCTTGTACGCCAACATGGGTCAATGGAGAGCATATTAGAGAATATTAACAAAGAGAG ATATCAAATACCTGATGATTGGCCTTATGAAGAGGCTAGGCGGCTCTTCAAGGAACCATTAGTTGTTACAGATGATGAGCAAACTGAACTAAAATGGGCTGCTCCTGATGAAGAA GGGTTGGTTAACTTTCTGGTAAAGGAAAATGGATTCAACATTGATAGAGTTACAAAG GCAATAGAAAAGATCAAGACAGCCAAGAACAAATCTTCTCAGGGGCG GTTAGAATCATTCTTTAAACCAGTTAGCACGTCTGCTCCAGTTAAAAGAAAG GGGACTAAATGTGTTCTTGTATCTCCGAGTCCTGTTACCAAGTTTAAGACACTCTCTTTACGATCCAGACCTGGTGTCCTTGGAAGGCTAATCTTCCCATCTTTAGAATTGGGGTCAAATTACTCCATGCCATTATTCAGACACTTCTGCTTCGGCATATGA